A single region of the Mechercharimyces sp. CAU 1602 genome encodes:
- the plsY gene encoding glycerol-3-phosphate 1-O-acyltransferase PlsY yields MMLVALFLAYTLGSISFSYWILRLVRGIDIREHGSGNAGATNTLRVGGKTLAIIVFILDVVKGMAAVWIGILLSDGNEIVPLLCGLFVVAGHNWPILMKFRGGKGVATTIGVITVLYLQAGLLAGLVAIVFIYLTKYVSLGSLVFVTALPLFIWLLQYEPLHYSLTFSLMIMLFAYIQHRANIGRMIRGEENRLGSK; encoded by the coding sequence ATGATGCTTGTGGCTTTATTTCTCGCTTATACTCTAGGCTCAATCAGCTTTAGTTATTGGATTTTACGTTTGGTACGCGGAATTGACATCCGTGAACATGGAAGTGGCAATGCTGGAGCCACTAACACTCTCCGTGTGGGTGGGAAAACTTTAGCCATCATTGTTTTTATACTTGATGTAGTAAAAGGGATGGCAGCGGTATGGATAGGTATTCTCTTAAGTGATGGGAACGAGATCGTTCCTTTATTATGTGGTCTCTTTGTGGTCGCTGGGCATAATTGGCCCATCTTGATGAAGTTCCGAGGGGGTAAAGGAGTGGCGACCACGATAGGGGTGATCACGGTTTTATACTTACAAGCAGGTCTACTAGCTGGGCTAGTTGCTATTGTATTCATCTATCTTACGAAGTACGTTTCACTCGGTTCGCTCGTGTTCGTTACGGCTCTGCCACTCTTTATCTGGTTGCTACAATACGAACCCCTTCACTATTCACTTACCTTTAGTTTAATGATTATGCTATTCGCTTATATACAGCATCGAGCGAACATTGGCAGAATGATTAGAGGCGAGGAGAATCGGTTGGGTTCCAAATAA
- the der gene encoding ribosome biogenesis GTPase Der yields the protein MSYPVVAIVGRPNVGKSTLFNRIAGERISIVEDQPGITRDRIYSRGDWNGRPFHLIDTGGLEMGGKDEMLDHIRHQAELAIEEADVIIMLVNGSEGITAADEEVAHMLYRSKKHVVLGVNKIDHPKHVEALYEFYSLGFGDPIAVSAEHGSGTGDLLDEVVALFPEEEGEEEYDADTIRVCVIGRPNAGKSSLVNTILGEERVIVSSVAGTTRDAIDTPFTRDGQEYVLIDTAGIRKRGKVYESTEKYSVLRALKALERADVALIVIDGERGIAEQDKRIAGYAHEGGRACIFVVNKWDAVEKDESTMRRMEEEVRDHFHFMKYAPILFTSAKTGQRVHKVLPVVQQVAEQHALRVSTSALNDVIQHALIATQPPSDKGKRLRIQYATQVSVKPPLILLFVNDPEIMHFSYMRYLENRLREAFGFVGTPVRIGLRKKS from the coding sequence ATGTCGTATCCTGTAGTAGCAATCGTCGGTCGACCCAATGTGGGGAAGTCGACGTTATTTAATCGTATCGCAGGTGAGCGTATTTCCATTGTGGAAGATCAGCCTGGGATTACACGTGATCGTATTTATAGTCGTGGAGATTGGAATGGTAGGCCGTTTCATCTTATTGACACAGGCGGCTTAGAAATGGGCGGCAAGGATGAAATGCTGGATCATATTCGCCATCAAGCAGAGTTAGCAATCGAGGAAGCTGATGTGATCATCATGCTTGTTAACGGGAGCGAAGGAATTACTGCGGCGGATGAAGAAGTAGCTCACATGTTATATCGCTCGAAAAAGCATGTTGTTTTAGGAGTAAATAAAATTGATCACCCTAAACATGTGGAAGCATTATATGAATTTTATAGCTTAGGTTTTGGCGATCCTATCGCTGTTTCTGCAGAACATGGTTCGGGGACTGGAGATTTATTAGATGAGGTGGTAGCTCTTTTCCCAGAGGAGGAAGGGGAAGAAGAGTACGATGCTGATACCATTCGTGTTTGTGTGATCGGTCGCCCTAATGCAGGGAAATCATCGCTTGTCAATACGATTTTAGGTGAAGAACGGGTGATTGTTAGCTCGGTGGCCGGGACGACTCGAGATGCTATTGATACACCGTTTACCCGCGATGGACAGGAGTATGTATTGATTGATACGGCTGGTATTCGTAAGCGTGGTAAAGTATATGAATCGACAGAAAAATATAGCGTCTTACGAGCACTAAAAGCATTAGAGCGAGCAGACGTCGCTCTTATTGTGATAGATGGTGAGCGAGGGATTGCGGAGCAAGATAAGCGGATAGCAGGCTATGCTCATGAAGGAGGAAGAGCGTGCATCTTTGTTGTGAATAAGTGGGATGCTGTGGAAAAAGATGAAAGTACGATGCGACGGATGGAAGAAGAGGTTCGCGATCATTTCCACTTTATGAAGTATGCCCCTATTCTTTTTACATCTGCTAAAACAGGACAACGTGTGCACAAAGTGCTACCAGTTGTACAACAAGTAGCAGAGCAACACGCTTTGCGAGTATCTACATCTGCGCTTAACGATGTGATTCAACACGCTTTGATTGCGACGCAACCACCGTCCGATAAAGGTAAGCGTTTACGTATTCAATATGCGACTCAAGTATCTGTAAAACCACCATTAATTTTGCTCTTTGTAAATGATCCAGAAATTATGCATTTTAGTTATATGAGATATTTAGAAAACCGATTGCGGGAAGCGTTTGGCTTTGTCGGTACGCCTGTGCGCATTGGTCTGCGTAAGAAATCCTGA
- a CDS encoding NAD(P)H-dependent glycerol-3-phosphate dehydrogenase: protein MAKVAVVGAGSWGTALAAVLADNGNEVLLWARHAEVVTTINEKRCNQKYLPTHSLPDGLQATSSMMDAVDGAELILVAVPSHALRAVVREVRPYLGEEALVVHATKGFELDSLKRMSEVIVEEVPSIGNRVAVLSGPSHAEEVIAKQPTTVVIASHSEQTACVAQSLFINSYFRVYTNPDVIGVEIGGALKNIIALGAGLSDGLGFGDNAKAALMTRGLAEMTRLGTKMGADAITFLGLAGVGDLMVTCTSHHSRNWRAGHLLGQGKALEDVLQEMGMVVEGVKTTRATQRLATSFEVEMPITTALYKVLFEGMEPRLAVEALMNRGKTSEAAELLKG from the coding sequence ATGGCAAAAGTAGCCGTTGTGGGTGCGGGAAGCTGGGGAACTGCGTTGGCAGCTGTGCTTGCAGATAACGGGAATGAGGTTTTGTTATGGGCACGGCATGCTGAAGTGGTAACAACGATCAATGAGAAAAGATGCAATCAGAAGTACTTACCTACTCACTCCTTGCCAGACGGTTTACAGGCAACGTCGTCAATGATGGACGCGGTTGATGGAGCGGAACTAATATTGGTTGCGGTTCCTTCGCATGCATTGCGAGCAGTAGTGAGAGAAGTGCGTCCATATCTGGGAGAAGAGGCGCTGGTTGTTCATGCAACCAAAGGATTTGAGTTGGATTCGTTAAAAAGAATGTCTGAAGTGATTGTTGAAGAGGTACCATCAATAGGGAATCGTGTAGCTGTCCTCTCAGGTCCTAGCCATGCAGAAGAAGTGATCGCTAAACAACCTACTACAGTAGTGATCGCCTCACACTCGGAACAGACTGCATGTGTCGCACAGTCACTCTTTATAAACTCCTATTTTCGTGTTTACACCAATCCTGATGTGATTGGAGTGGAGATTGGAGGAGCCCTTAAAAATATTATCGCTCTGGGAGCAGGACTGTCTGATGGACTTGGCTTTGGTGATAATGCGAAGGCGGCTTTGATGACCCGTGGACTGGCAGAGATGACGCGTCTAGGAACGAAAATGGGTGCAGACGCAATTACTTTTTTGGGTTTAGCAGGTGTAGGTGATTTGATGGTAACGTGTACGAGTCATCATAGTCGAAATTGGCGTGCGGGCCATCTGCTAGGACAAGGTAAGGCATTAGAGGATGTGTTACAAGAGATGGGTATGGTTGTGGAGGGTGTGAAAACTACTCGGGCAACACAGCGCTTAGCTACCTCTTTTGAGGTGGAAATGCCCATTACCACTGCTTTATACAAAGTGCTATTCGAAGGGATGGAACCGCGTCTGGCGGTGGAAGCATTGATGAATAGAGGGAAAACTTCGGAGGCGGCAGAACTTTTAAAGGGCTAA